A window of Limosilactobacillus sp. WILCCON 0051 genomic DNA:
TTGTAGGTTGTTTTAAGGTAGTCTTTGGGCCGAGGCTCAAGGGCTATTATTTTTATCTGCATAGGAGTGTTTTTGAATGGCACATCGTGATGGCGTCGTTTTAGACGTTGATGAAAGGCCAGAATTTGGTCAGTGGGTTGGACTGTCATTGCAGCATATGTTCTCAATGTTTGGTTCAACCGTGCTGGTGCCGATTCTGGTTGGATTGAATCCAGGAATCGCTTTGTTCAGTTCAGGGGTTGGAACCTTGATGTATCTGCTGATCACACGTCACAAGATTCCGGCTTATATGGGATCGAGCTTTAGTTTTATCGTCCCAATGATGGCATTGATGAAATCAACGGGCTACCCAGGAATTGCTCAAGGTACGATCGCGGTTGGCTGTGTGTACTTATTGGTATCGCTGATCGTTACGATGATTGGCTCGGACTGGATTGATCGCGTGCTGCCGCCAATCGTGGTCGGCCCAATCGTGATGGTGATCGGACTTTCTTTGGCCAGCACGGCGGCTAAAGATGCTACGATGAACGGTACGCATTATGACCTGCGCTATTTTGCCGTTGCCATGCTGACATTGCTGGTTACGATTGCCTTTAACATGTTTTGCAAAGGTTTTTTGGGTTTGATTCCGATTCTGCTGGGGATCGTTTGCGGCTATGTGATTGCCTGTCTGTTTGGCATTGTTGACCTGACGCCAGTAGCTGCGGCACATTGGTTCAGTCTGCCTGATTTTCAGGTTCCGTTCGTGACCTATCAGCCGCATTTTTATTGGGGCGCGATTTTAAGTATGGCGCCAATTGCGTTTGTTACCATGACTGAACACATGGGGCATATCATGGTCCTTAACGAGCTGACCGAACGCAACTACTTTAAGGATCCCGGGTTGAACCACACTTTGGCTGGTGATGGGACGGCTTCAATTATTGCCGGCTTCGTTGGTGGGCCGCCAGTGACATCTTATGGAGAAAACATTGGCGTCCTGGCAATTACCCGCGTTCATAGCGTCTACGTTCTGGCAGGGGCTGCCTTGTTTGCCGTTTTCTTCAGTTTTGTCGGCAAGCTGAGCGCATTGATTGAATCAATCCCAGGTCCCGTTATTGGTGGGATTTCCTTCCTATTATTTGGTGTGATTGCCTCTAGCGGTCTGCGGGTCATGATTGAAGACCAAATCGACTTTAACAAGAAGCGTAATTTGATGATCAGCTCGGTAATTCTGGTGATCGGGATCGGCAATGCCTACTTAAAGTTAGGCCAATATCAGTTTTCGGGATTGGCGGTGGCAGCGGTCTTGGGGATTGTTTTAAATCTGATCCTGCCTGATGAGGCTGCCAGCGAACGTAAGAAAAACAACTAGACCAATTAAAAAAGAAACAAATGATGACGTTTTATCTCAAATGTCATCATTTTTTTATTTATGTCAATGAATAGATATAAATTATAAACAATTTATTAGGTTGGTTTATATATTATATTAACTCGAACTGCTTGCTGCGTAACGGATTGAACTGATGATGACGCTTTCTTTGGCTCTGATATTTTTTTGAAATTTTAATGAAATAATGCTATATTAATGATCGTAACTTGGGACAGTTCGTGGTTGTTTCAACGAGATGGAATCCAATTTACAAACCAAATTATTGTTATAAAGAAAAGAGGTGGAATATAAATGGGCGGTGAAGCTTATACTTTTAAGCTATTCGGCCTTACGTTCAATGCGACTAACGTAATTTCAGGCACCATTATTTTTGTCTTGGTCTTCTTTGTTTTATTTGGTCTTTCACGGCATCTGCAAATGAAGCCTAAAGGCGGTCAAAACGTAATTGAGTGGTTGATTGAATTTACAAACGGTATCGTGCGGGAACAAATGCCTGCATCAGAAGTTGGCAACTACAGCTTCTTGGCCTTCGTACTGTTTGCCTTTATCTTCTTCTCAAACCAGCTGGGTCTGATTTTCCAAATCGGATGGAACGGAAACGAGATTGTGAGAAGTCCCACTGCCGATCCAGTCGTAACGCTGACTTTCTCGTTGAGCATGATCATGCTGGCACACTTTGCCGGGATCAGCAAAAACGGTTTGAAGCACTACTTTGGCTCTTACCTCAAGCCATATGCTGTTATGCTGCCAATTAACTTGGTTGAGGAATTTGCCAACTTCTTGACGCTTGGTCTGCGGCTCTTTGGTAACATTTTTGCCGGGGAACTGCTGCTGAAGTTGCTTGGACAGATGGCCTTTTCACACGGTGTTCCAACGATCCTGGTCAGTCTGCCACTTGAAATTGTTTGGCAAGGCTTCTCAGTCTTCATTGGGGCTATTCAGGCTTATGTCTTTGTAACATTAACTACGGTTTATATTTCTCAGAAGGTTTCTGCTGAGGAATAAACATATCTTAAGGAGGATATAAAAATGGGTGCAATTGCTGCAGGTATCGCTGCTTTTGGTGCGGCACTGGGTGCCGGTATTGGTAACGGTTTTGTTATTAGCCACACGATCGATGGGATGGCTCGTCAACCAGAAATGTCTGGTGCACTGCGTGGTACGATGTTCATTGGTGTTGGTTTGATCGAAGCCATGCCTATCCTGGCCATCGTTATTGGCTTCCTTGTAATGAACAAGTAGTTCAAAATAACTAAAGCTATCAATTTACAAGGAGGTGTCAATAGATGTTGCAAGGTGTTCTGGCTCAATCCAATAGCTTATACGTCGGAGACATGCTGTTTTACATTGTTTCATTTATTATCCTGATGCTGTTGGTTAAGCATTATGCTTGGAAACCAGTTACGGATATGATGAACAAGCGGGCAACCAAGATTTCCGATGACATCGACAATGCAGAAAAGTCGCGTGCCGAAGCAGAAAAGCTGGCTGCACAGCGTCAAACTGAATTGCAGAACTCTCACCAAGAAGCCGCCAAGATTATCAGCACGGCCAAAAAGACTGGTGAAGCTCAACGGGACCAGATCGTTACGGATGCGCAAAAAGATGCGCAGGTCGTAAAAGAGCAAGCCCAAAAGGATGCTGAGCAGGCACGTCGTGATGCTCTGAAAGGGGCGCAAAACGATGTTGCCAACTTATCTATTGAGATTGCTTCCAAGCTCATCCACAAGGAATTAAACGCGGACGATCAAAAAGCACTGATCGATTCGTACATCGAAGGGTTGGTAAAACATGAGTCTTGATAAGAAGACGGTTGCTAACCGCTATGCGAAAGCAATTTTTGAGCTGGCTGAAGAAAACGGTCAACTCGATCAGACTTATCAAGAATTATCTGCTTTGCGTCAAGTCTTCGAAGAAAATGGCAGTTTGGCAGCGCTGTTGAGCGGTGTCGATCTGTCACTCGCTGAGAAAAAATCTTTGATTGATGCATTGAAAAAGGATGCTTCGCCATTCGTTTCCAATCTGATTCAAATGGTTTTTGATTACGGCCGCATGGATGATTTGGTCGCAATTATTGATGAGTTTGAACGGCGTTACGATGCATTTAACAAACGCATCCACGCCGAAGTAATCACAGCGGTGCAACTCGATACGAAGCAACGCGATCAACTGAAGGCTGGTCTGGCTAAGCGTCTGTCAGCCAACGAAATCGTATTGCACGAAACGGTTGATCCGTCAATTTTAGGCGGAGTCATCATCCGAGCAAACAACGAAACTCTGGATGGTAGTCTCAGTTCAAAGATTGAACAAATTCGTCGTTTACTTGTTAAATAATCAATTGTCAAAGAGGTGAGACCTTTATGAGCATTAAAACTGAGGAAATCAGTTCACTCATCAAGAAGCAGCTCGCCAACTATCAGGACCAAATTTCCGTTGAAGAAACTGGGACGGTTACCTATGTTGGTGACGGGGTTGCTCGTGCCGATGGCTTGGAAAATGCCATGGCTGGTGAGTTGCTCGAATTTAGCAACGGTGTCTACGGGATGGCCCAAAACCTCGAAAGTAACGATGTTGGTATCGTTATTTTGGGGGACTACACGGGAATCCGTGAAGGCGATACTGTTAAGCGGACGGGCCGGATTATGGAAGTTCCCGTCGGCAAAGAACTGTTAGGTCGGGTCGTTGACCCACTGGGACGTCCAATTGACGGTCTTGGCGAAATCAAGACCAGCAAGACGCGTCCCGTGGAAAAGAAGGCCCCTGGCGTTATGCAGCGGAAGAGCGTTAGCGTGCCACTGCAGACTGGGATCAAGGTTATTGATGCCTTGGTACCAATTGGTCGTGGCCAACGTGAATTGATCATTGGTGACCGTAAGACTGGTAAGACTTCACTTGCCATCGACACGATCATCAACCAAAAAGACCAAGACATGATTTGTATCTATGTTGCAATTGGTCAAAAGGAATCAACGGTACGGGCTCAGGTTGAAACGCTGCGTCAATACGGCGCCTTGGACTACACGATCGTTGTTTCAGCCAGTGCCTCCAACCCTGCACCAATGCTTTACCTGGCACCATATGCCGGAGCTGCAATGGGTGAAGAGTTTATGTACAATGGCCAAGATGTCTTGATCGTTTACGATGACTTGACGAAACAAGCTGATGCCTACCGTGAACTGTCACTGATTCTGCGGCGGCCACCTGGTCGTGAAGCCTACCCAGGTGACATTTTCTACACGCACTCACGTCTGCTTGAACGTGCTGCACGGCTTTCAGACGACATGGGCGGCGGTTCAATGACTGCTCTGCCAGTTATTCAGACCCAAGCCGGTGACGTTTCAGCTTATATTCCAACCAACGTTATCTCAATTACTGACGGTCAGATCTTCCTGGATT
This region includes:
- a CDS encoding solute carrier family 23 protein, translating into MAHRDGVVLDVDERPEFGQWVGLSLQHMFSMFGSTVLVPILVGLNPGIALFSSGVGTLMYLLITRHKIPAYMGSSFSFIVPMMALMKSTGYPGIAQGTIAVGCVYLLVSLIVTMIGSDWIDRVLPPIVVGPIVMVIGLSLASTAAKDATMNGTHYDLRYFAVAMLTLLVTIAFNMFCKGFLGLIPILLGIVCGYVIACLFGIVDLTPVAAAHWFSLPDFQVPFVTYQPHFYWGAILSMAPIAFVTMTEHMGHIMVLNELTERNYFKDPGLNHTLAGDGTASIIAGFVGGPPVTSYGENIGVLAITRVHSVYVLAGAALFAVFFSFVGKLSALIESIPGPVIGGISFLLFGVIASSGLRVMIEDQIDFNKKRNLMISSVILVIGIGNAYLKLGQYQFSGLAVAAVLGIVLNLILPDEAASERKKNN
- the atpB gene encoding F0F1 ATP synthase subunit A, with product MGGEAYTFKLFGLTFNATNVISGTIIFVLVFFVLFGLSRHLQMKPKGGQNVIEWLIEFTNGIVREQMPASEVGNYSFLAFVLFAFIFFSNQLGLIFQIGWNGNEIVRSPTADPVVTLTFSLSMIMLAHFAGISKNGLKHYFGSYLKPYAVMLPINLVEEFANFLTLGLRLFGNIFAGELLLKLLGQMAFSHGVPTILVSLPLEIVWQGFSVFIGAIQAYVFVTLTTVYISQKVSAEE
- the atpE gene encoding F0F1 ATP synthase subunit C, with the protein product MGAIAAGIAAFGAALGAGIGNGFVISHTIDGMARQPEMSGALRGTMFIGVGLIEAMPILAIVIGFLVMNK
- the atpF gene encoding F0F1 ATP synthase subunit B; translated protein: MLQGVLAQSNSLYVGDMLFYIVSFIILMLLVKHYAWKPVTDMMNKRATKISDDIDNAEKSRAEAEKLAAQRQTELQNSHQEAAKIISTAKKTGEAQRDQIVTDAQKDAQVVKEQAQKDAEQARRDALKGAQNDVANLSIEIASKLIHKELNADDQKALIDSYIEGLVKHES
- the atpH gene encoding ATP synthase F1 subunit delta, with amino-acid sequence MSLDKKTVANRYAKAIFELAEENGQLDQTYQELSALRQVFEENGSLAALLSGVDLSLAEKKSLIDALKKDASPFVSNLIQMVFDYGRMDDLVAIIDEFERRYDAFNKRIHAEVITAVQLDTKQRDQLKAGLAKRLSANEIVLHETVDPSILGGVIIRANNETLDGSLSSKIEQIRRLLVK
- the atpA gene encoding F0F1 ATP synthase subunit alpha; the encoded protein is MSIKTEEISSLIKKQLANYQDQISVEETGTVTYVGDGVARADGLENAMAGELLEFSNGVYGMAQNLESNDVGIVILGDYTGIREGDTVKRTGRIMEVPVGKELLGRVVDPLGRPIDGLGEIKTSKTRPVEKKAPGVMQRKSVSVPLQTGIKVIDALVPIGRGQRELIIGDRKTGKTSLAIDTIINQKDQDMICIYVAIGQKESTVRAQVETLRQYGALDYTIVVSASASNPAPMLYLAPYAGAAMGEEFMYNGQDVLIVYDDLTKQADAYRELSLILRRPPGREAYPGDIFYTHSRLLERAARLSDDMGGGSMTALPVIQTQAGDVSAYIPTNVISITDGQIFLDSDSFYAGQRPAINAGTSVSRVGGDAQIKAMKKVAGTLRLDISAYNELAAFAQFGSDLDENTQRRLGRGERTMEILKQGLHEPQPVAQQVVTLFALSHGYVDNIPVQDVRRFEQELAAYMRANHQDVYDQIAETGKLPEGDVIDQAIKDFKETSFQTSDSDKAAKN